The following proteins come from a genomic window of Microbacterium sp. JZ31:
- a CDS encoding TetR/AcrR family transcriptional regulator produces MSTSRPRVDARRSSAPNRGPAAAADNRRALIAAARAVYAEQGPAVPFSAIAKRAGVGQGTLYRHFPDRVALVLAVFDENVDALEEALREDGTIMTLLDRVIDQASVSTAFIRLLSEHQHDPRARELALRLDRLVDLLRERDQTAGRIGTHVQTLDVQIAISMLAHELASTPESDRATVAARARRLFELAFRSA; encoded by the coding sequence CGTCCACGCGTCGATGCGCGCCGGTCGTCGGCGCCCAACCGCGGTCCGGCGGCCGCCGCCGACAACCGCCGGGCGCTCATCGCCGCGGCCCGCGCGGTCTACGCGGAGCAGGGCCCGGCCGTTCCCTTCAGCGCGATCGCCAAGCGCGCGGGAGTGGGGCAGGGCACGCTGTACCGCCACTTCCCCGATCGCGTCGCGCTCGTCCTGGCCGTGTTCGACGAGAACGTGGACGCGCTCGAGGAGGCGCTGCGCGAGGACGGCACCATCATGACGCTCCTCGACCGCGTGATCGATCAGGCCTCGGTCTCGACGGCGTTCATCCGGCTGCTGTCGGAGCACCAGCACGACCCCCGCGCCCGCGAGCTCGCCCTTCGTCTCGACCGGCTCGTCGACCTGCTGCGCGAGCGCGATCAGACGGCGGGCCGGATCGGAACGCACGTGCAGACGCTCGACGTCCAGATCGCGATCAGCATGCTCGCGCACGAGCTCGCCTCGACCCCCGAGAGCGACCGGGCGACGGTCGCGGCGCGCGCCCGCCGTCTCTTCGAGCTCGCGTTCCGCTCCGCCTGA